In Meiothermus ruber DSM 1279, the following proteins share a genomic window:
- a CDS encoding ABC-F family ATP-binding cassette domain-containing protein, with the protein MRQPRVLLRLHQAEKAFGERVLFRQADFWIEAGERAALMGPNGAGKSTLFRVLCGEKPLDQGRLVRPAGVRVFYLPQDFRPAGGTVYELAYAVTPLHRAELELRNTPPENAGEVWSRIRELSFWKGQVARTLAGFGLGALWEQPVEKLSGGEGVRLGLAMAFLSGAEVLLLDEPTTHLDLRMRLRLEELLLAYPGAVGLISHDRVLVRRVATTVYHLEAGRLFRVPGGYATYLQERERIRRTLEKARLEALKERERLTQALPDRRRPGLDRRKSEKARLQTRAERIQVPDPPPPERRWSLEIAAEGTPRLVLEAKNLEKAYGTEQAVRKVIRQATLRIFRGDRIALLGPNGVGKTTLLRLLLSRELPDAGERTQGYGVSTAYLDQHYHGLEPDLPLFAQFAARFGEARAAALLGRMGFRPPHWNDPPRGFSGGERARAGLLVMDEPTNHIELELLEALERALADYPGTLLFVSHDRELVKKVATRFWGLEDGVLVEYPTYAEAEAALLGKPALRLDPYGEVALEEEPSEEAQDLEALRMALLERLYEPHQTDRARLRLRADLLALEEALYRQYAHEFFRPHPYRYRVRQAGLEVFAEEELGLWQFWSREEVCWGQLANGVLLLEDSPSPRLLQVVLRIAFELEGAQVVRVGRQSYGRSSYLKQFTGAAPVSTRRPSPRKRHKANQRAPKP; encoded by the coding sequence GTGAGGCAGCCTCGAGTCCTGCTGCGCCTGCACCAAGCCGAAAAAGCCTTCGGTGAGCGGGTTTTGTTCAGGCAGGCCGATTTCTGGATCGAGGCCGGGGAGCGGGCAGCCCTGATGGGGCCCAACGGGGCCGGCAAAAGCACCCTGTTTCGGGTGCTTTGCGGGGAAAAGCCCCTCGACCAGGGCCGCCTGGTGCGCCCAGCCGGTGTGCGGGTTTTCTACCTGCCGCAGGATTTCCGCCCGGCTGGGGGCACCGTCTATGAGCTGGCTTATGCCGTCACCCCTTTGCACCGGGCGGAACTCGAGCTGCGCAACACCCCCCCTGAAAACGCGGGCGAGGTGTGGTCGCGCATCCGTGAGCTGTCGTTCTGGAAAGGCCAGGTCGCCCGCACCCTGGCCGGCTTTGGTCTGGGTGCGTTGTGGGAACAGCCCGTCGAAAAGCTTTCGGGGGGCGAGGGGGTGCGGCTGGGCCTGGCGATGGCCTTCCTTTCCGGGGCAGAGGTGCTGCTTCTGGACGAGCCCACCACCCACCTCGATCTGCGGATGCGCCTGCGGCTGGAAGAGCTGCTGCTGGCCTACCCTGGGGCGGTGGGCCTGATTTCCCACGACCGCGTGCTGGTACGCCGGGTGGCTACCACGGTCTATCACCTGGAGGCCGGCCGGTTGTTTCGCGTACCGGGCGGCTACGCAACGTATCTGCAAGAACGCGAGCGCATCCGCCGAACCCTGGAAAAAGCCCGCCTGGAAGCGCTCAAGGAGCGTGAGCGGCTGACGCAGGCCCTGCCCGACCGCAGGCGGCCGGGTCTGGATCGCCGCAAGAGCGAGAAAGCCCGGCTGCAAACCCGGGCCGAGCGCATCCAGGTGCCCGACCCGCCTCCCCCAGAGCGTCGCTGGAGCCTGGAAATTGCCGCTGAAGGAACACCCCGGCTGGTGCTCGAGGCCAAAAACCTGGAAAAAGCCTATGGCACGGAGCAGGCCGTGCGGAAAGTAATCCGCCAGGCCACCCTGCGCATCTTCCGGGGTGACCGGATTGCCCTCCTGGGCCCCAACGGGGTGGGCAAGACCACCCTGCTGCGCCTGCTTCTGTCCAGGGAGCTGCCCGATGCCGGCGAGCGTACCCAGGGCTACGGGGTGAGCACGGCCTACCTCGACCAGCACTACCACGGCCTCGAGCCCGACCTGCCCCTCTTCGCCCAGTTCGCCGCCCGCTTTGGCGAAGCCCGCGCAGCGGCCCTGCTGGGCCGGATGGGCTTCAGGCCCCCCCACTGGAACGATCCCCCCCGCGGCTTTTCCGGGGGTGAGCGGGCCCGGGCCGGCCTCTTGGTGATGGACGAGCCCACCAACCACATCGAACTCGAGCTGCTGGAGGCCCTCGAGCGGGCCCTGGCCGACTACCCCGGCACCTTGCTGTTCGTCTCCCACGACCGGGAGCTGGTCAAAAAGGTGGCCACCCGTTTCTGGGGCCTGGAGGACGGGGTGCTGGTGGAATACCCCACCTACGCCGAGGCCGAGGCCGCCCTGTTGGGCAAACCGGCCTTGCGGCTCGACCCCTATGGCGAGGTGGCCCTGGAAGAAGAGCCTTCCGAGGAAGCGCAGGATCTCGAGGCCCTGCGCATGGCCCTGCTCGAGCGCTTATACGAACCCCACCAAACCGACCGCGCCCGCCTGCGGCTGCGCGCCGATCTGCTGGCGCTGGAAGAGGCGCTGTACCGGCAGTATGCCCATGAGTTTTTTCGGCCCCACCCCTACCGCTACCGGGTGCGGCAGGCAGGCCTCGAGGTCTTCGCCGAAGAAGAGCTGGGTCTGTGGCAGTTCTGGAGCCGCGAGGAGGTCTGCTGGGGGCAGCTCGCCAACGGGGTGCTGCTGCTGGAAGACTCGCCCAGCCCCAGGCTTTTGCAGGTGGTTTTGCGCATAGCCTTTGAGCTCGAGGGTGCCCAGGTGGTGCGCGTGGGCCGGCAAAGCTACGGCCGTAGCAGCTACCTGAAGCAGTTCACAGGGGCTGCGCCAGTCAGCACCAGGCGCCCGTCTCCTCGCAAGCGGCACAAGGCCAACCAGCGCGCGCCCAAACCCTGA
- the hpaI gene encoding 2,4-dihydroxyhept-2-ene-1,7-dioic acid aldolase gives MVEFKGSIVPLVTPFKNGAIDEGALERLIERQIEAGSHALSVGGTTGEPGTLSVEERKYLIELALRFIRGRVPLLAGTGTLRLDETLEITQAAYKMGAQGALVITPYYIKPNQEGLYRFFGQVAQAVPEMPIVLYNIPGRAGVEIKVETVARLRRDFKNVVGLKHSSKDVEYVSELLRRVGRDFSVYCGLEALTFPMMCVGAVGTIAATANWLPKETAQMCQLTLEGRFKEALELHYFGLEANDAVFWDTNPIPLKTVLSWMGLCEKEWREPLGPTTPEVEARLRRMAESYGLIAPEQKGREVLPDPSGRQYV, from the coding sequence ATGGTCGAGTTCAAAGGCAGCATCGTACCTCTGGTCACACCGTTTAAGAACGGTGCCATAGATGAAGGCGCGCTCGAACGGCTCATCGAGCGGCAGATTGAAGCAGGCTCCCACGCCCTGAGCGTGGGCGGCACCACCGGCGAGCCCGGTACGCTAAGCGTAGAGGAGCGCAAGTACCTGATTGAGCTGGCTTTGCGCTTCATTCGGGGACGCGTGCCCCTGCTGGCCGGAACCGGAACCCTGCGGCTCGACGAGACCCTGGAGATCACCCAGGCCGCCTACAAGATGGGGGCGCAGGGGGCGCTGGTCATCACCCCTTACTACATCAAGCCCAACCAGGAGGGGCTCTACCGGTTTTTCGGCCAGGTGGCCCAGGCCGTGCCGGAGATGCCCATCGTGCTCTACAACATTCCGGGCCGGGCTGGGGTCGAGATTAAGGTCGAGACGGTGGCCCGTCTGCGGCGGGACTTCAAAAACGTGGTGGGTCTCAAGCACTCCTCCAAGGACGTGGAGTACGTCTCGGAGCTGCTGCGCAGGGTGGGGCGGGACTTTAGCGTGTACTGCGGCCTCGAGGCCCTTACCTTCCCCATGATGTGCGTGGGGGCGGTGGGCACCATCGCCGCCACGGCCAACTGGCTGCCCAAGGAGACCGCCCAGATGTGCCAGCTCACCCTGGAGGGCCGCTTCAAGGAGGCGCTCGAGCTGCACTACTTTGGCCTCGAGGCCAACGACGCGGTCTTCTGGGACACCAACCCCATCCCCCTCAAAACCGTGCTGTCCTGGATGGGCCTGTGCGAAAAGGAATGGCGCGAACCCCTGGGCCCCACCACCCCCGAGGTCGAGGCCCGGCTGCGCCGCATGGCCGAGTCCTACGGCCTGATCGCTCCGGAGCAAAAAGGCCGTGAAGTGCTGCCCGATCCCTCGGGCAGGCAGTACGTGTGA
- a CDS encoding fumarylacetoacetate hydrolase family protein encodes MKRARFISKGRTLEGYLQDGMLLDHAGEAHHPDAVQWLLPVEPGKVIALALNFAEHADEFGLKRPSEPALFWKPNTSLLPHKGTVIYPRGARFMHFECELAVIMGRHARRVKAKDALDYVGGYTIANDLVVRDYVTNTFRPPIRGKGWDTFGPLGPFYVTADEIADPHNLRMRAYVNNELRQEATTQGMIFSIPEIIEFISRFMTLEPGDVLLTGTPKGISQVHPGDLMRMEIEGLGALENPIEWETEEAEPIISQEGDRSVVL; translated from the coding sequence ATGAAACGCGCGCGCTTTATCTCCAAAGGCCGCACCCTGGAAGGGTACCTCCAGGACGGGATGCTGCTCGACCATGCCGGTGAGGCCCACCACCCCGATGCGGTGCAGTGGTTGCTCCCGGTTGAGCCCGGCAAGGTGATCGCCCTGGCCCTGAACTTTGCCGAACACGCCGACGAGTTTGGCCTCAAGCGCCCCAGCGAGCCGGCTTTGTTCTGGAAGCCCAACACCAGCCTGCTGCCTCACAAGGGCACGGTCATCTACCCCCGGGGGGCCCGGTTCATGCACTTCGAGTGCGAGCTGGCGGTGATTATGGGACGCCACGCCCGCCGGGTCAAGGCCAAGGACGCCCTGGACTACGTGGGGGGCTACACCATCGCCAACGACCTGGTGGTGCGCGATTACGTGACCAACACCTTCCGCCCGCCCATCCGGGGCAAGGGCTGGGACACCTTCGGCCCGCTGGGGCCCTTCTACGTCACCGCCGACGAGATTGCCGACCCCCACAACCTGCGGATGCGGGCCTACGTCAACAACGAGCTGCGCCAGGAGGCCACCACCCAGGGCATGATTTTCTCTATACCGGAGATTATCGAGTTCATCAGCCGCTTCATGACCCTGGAGCCGGGCGACGTACTCCTGACCGGCACGCCCAAGGGCATCTCCCAGGTGCACCCCGGCGACCTCATGCGCATGGAGATTGAAGGGCTGGGGGCGCTGGAAAACCCCATCGAGTGGGAGACTGAGGAGGCCGAGCCGATTATTTCGCAGGAAGGGGACAGATCGGTGGTGCTATGA
- the rpoD gene encoding RNA polymerase sigma factor RpoD translates to MSKKPSRKPTEATEQPETSKAVRKSKKASLVEPAPKSVGKKTAASKPKSGSPKSAKGTVVAEPEEDILDEELVADMDELEPPDLEEDLEVGPDLDEIAPPPRKGGGLAPAALSDEDLTEELLEADLEDIEMLEPDFELGTLPIDEAEEEIEEDLPLPRISTSDPVRQYLHEIGQVPLLTLEEEIDLARRVEEGVAAAQRLAEETGLDAELIRHVLRSQVQGSSRVASIPGTDLRIDPETIAAVDARLRALPREVKRYLHIARDGEICRQHLIEANLRLVVSIAKKYTGRGLSFLDLIQEGNQGLIRAVEKFEFKRRFKFSTYATWWIRQAINRAIADQARTIRIPVHMVETINKLTRTARQMQQELGREPSYEEIADAMGPGWDAKKVEETFKIAQEPVSLETPIGDEKDSFYGDFIPDEHMASPVDSAAQSMLSEELEKALGKLSEREAMVLKLRKGLIDGREHTLEEVGAYFGVTRERIRQIENKALRKLKYHESRTRKLRDFLD, encoded by the coding sequence ATGTCCAAAAAACCCAGTCGCAAACCAACCGAAGCCACCGAACAACCCGAGACCAGCAAAGCCGTTCGCAAGAGCAAAAAGGCCAGTCTCGTCGAACCAGCCCCGAAGTCCGTGGGCAAAAAAACGGCCGCTTCCAAACCCAAGTCCGGCAGCCCGAAAAGCGCCAAGGGTACGGTCGTCGCAGAGCCAGAAGAAGATATCCTGGATGAGGAGCTGGTCGCTGACATGGACGAGCTCGAGCCCCCCGATCTCGAAGAAGATCTGGAGGTCGGGCCTGACCTGGACGAGATAGCCCCACCCCCCCGCAAGGGGGGCGGGCTGGCCCCAGCCGCGCTTTCCGACGAAGATCTCACGGAGGAGTTGCTCGAGGCCGACCTCGAGGACATCGAGATGCTGGAGCCGGACTTCGAGCTGGGCACCCTGCCCATCGATGAGGCCGAGGAGGAAATCGAGGAAGACCTGCCCCTCCCCCGCATCTCCACCTCCGACCCGGTAAGGCAATACCTACACGAGATCGGGCAGGTGCCCCTGCTGACCCTGGAAGAAGAGATCGACCTGGCCCGCCGGGTCGAGGAGGGCGTCGCAGCCGCCCAACGCCTGGCCGAGGAAACCGGTTTAGACGCCGAGCTCATCCGCCATGTCCTGCGCAGCCAGGTACAGGGCAGCAGCCGCGTGGCCAGCATTCCCGGCACCGATCTGCGCATCGACCCCGAAACCATCGCAGCGGTGGACGCCCGACTGCGGGCCCTGCCCCGCGAGGTCAAGCGCTACTTGCACATCGCACGCGACGGCGAGATTTGCCGCCAGCACCTGATCGAGGCCAACCTGCGGCTGGTGGTTAGCATCGCCAAAAAGTACACCGGGCGCGGCCTTAGCTTCCTGGATCTCATCCAGGAAGGCAACCAGGGCCTGATCCGGGCGGTGGAGAAGTTCGAGTTCAAGCGCCGCTTTAAGTTTTCCACCTACGCCACCTGGTGGATTCGCCAGGCCATCAACCGGGCCATCGCCGACCAGGCCCGCACCATTCGCATCCCGGTGCACATGGTGGAGACCATCAACAAACTCACCCGCACCGCCCGTCAAATGCAGCAGGAGCTGGGCCGCGAACCCTCCTACGAGGAGATCGCCGACGCCATGGGACCCGGCTGGGACGCCAAGAAGGTAGAAGAAACCTTCAAGATCGCCCAGGAGCCGGTGAGCCTGGAAACCCCCATCGGCGACGAGAAGGACAGCTTCTACGGCGACTTCATCCCCGACGAGCACATGGCCTCGCCGGTGGACTCTGCTGCCCAGAGCATGCTTTCGGAGGAGCTGGAAAAAGCCCTGGGCAAGCTCTCCGAGCGCGAGGCCATGGTGCTCAAGCTGCGTAAGGGCCTGATTGACGGGCGGGAACACACCTTAGAAGAGGTGGGCGCCTACTTCGGGGTGACCCGCGAGCGCATCCGCCAGATCGAGAACAAGGCCCTGCGCAAGCTCAAGTACCACGAGTCGCGCACCCGCAAGCTACGGGACTTCCTGGACTGA
- a CDS encoding GNAT family N-acetyltransferase, protein MEVHLRPLTMSDLPRVLEWSQDEAFCLANGWPVGLPAEQLQDWFVRLLNNPPADLVRKGIVITTPEQPEGYLVGFVDLREVNLLEKRARLRIAIGDESHRGQGVGYAAGLQMLEHAFRELGLERITAEVHSSNNRMLGLLEKLGFKREGVLRQHETRQGIKEDVHLFGMLREEFESASSTLRLETSSPQA, encoded by the coding sequence ATGGAAGTGCACCTGCGCCCGCTAACCATGAGCGACCTACCCCGCGTGCTCGAGTGGAGCCAGGATGAGGCCTTCTGCCTGGCCAACGGCTGGCCGGTGGGGCTCCCGGCCGAGCAGTTGCAGGACTGGTTCGTGAGGTTGCTCAACAACCCCCCGGCCGACCTGGTGCGCAAAGGCATCGTGATCACCACCCCAGAACAGCCCGAGGGTTACCTGGTGGGGTTCGTGGATCTGCGTGAGGTTAATCTGCTGGAGAAGCGGGCCCGCTTGCGCATCGCCATCGGCGACGAGAGCCACCGGGGGCAGGGGGTGGGGTACGCCGCGGGCCTGCAGATGCTCGAGCACGCCTTCAGGGAGCTGGGCCTGGAACGCATCACCGCCGAGGTGCACAGCTCCAACAACCGGATGCTGGGTCTTTTGGAGAAGCTGGGCTTCAAGCGTGAAGGGGTTTTGCGCCAGCACGAGACCCGGCAGGGCATCAAGGAAGACGTTCATCTGTTCGGCATGCTGCGCGAGGAGTTTGAGTCTGCTAGTAGCACACTCCGGCTCGAGACCTCTTCCCCGCAAGCCTAA
- the hpaB gene encoding 4-hydroxyphenylacetate 3-monooxygenase, oxygenase component — translation MARSGKEYLQALRENPPNLWYKGQKVEDPTTHPVFKGITHALAELYDMQHDPRYRDILTYEEGGKRYAMSLLPARSKEDLARRSAAYKLWADANLGMMGRCPDYLNAVLMAFEQSAEFFGAYADNVRRYVQYVRENDLATTHCLTNPQVNRAKSNLEQPDPYIPLGVVSENEKGIVVRGARMLSTLPTADELLVFPSTLLKEGPGADKYAVAFAIPTNTPGLHFISRESMAVGDSSFDHPLSSRLEEMDCLTVFDDVFVPWERVFIYKDLQRCNTAYAETGALMHMAHQVVVLKNAKTEAFLGLVSLLGETIGADTFPHVQEKIAEIIVYLEAMKGFWARAERDAQPNKYGLVCPDRGALDGARNLYPRLYPRINEIVQQIAASGLITLPSEHDFNSPLAPYLEKFLQSATLPARERVQLFRLAWDMTISGFGARQTLYERFFFGDPVRMYQTLYAVYDKEPYKERIRQYLGWKTQAQPEVVASD, via the coding sequence ATGGCACGCAGCGGCAAGGAGTATCTACAAGCCCTCAGAGAGAACCCGCCCAACCTCTGGTACAAGGGCCAAAAGGTTGAAGACCCCACCACCCACCCGGTCTTCAAGGGCATCACCCACGCCCTGGCCGAGCTGTACGACATGCAGCACGACCCGCGCTACCGCGATATTTTGACCTACGAAGAGGGCGGTAAACGCTACGCTATGAGCCTGCTACCGGCCCGCAGTAAAGAAGACCTGGCCCGGCGCAGCGCGGCCTACAAGCTCTGGGCCGATGCCAACCTGGGCATGATGGGGCGCTGCCCGGACTACCTGAATGCGGTGCTGATGGCTTTTGAGCAGAGCGCCGAGTTTTTTGGGGCCTATGCCGACAACGTGCGCCGCTACGTGCAGTACGTGCGCGAAAACGACCTCGCCACCACCCACTGCCTTACCAACCCCCAGGTCAACCGGGCCAAGAGCAACCTCGAGCAGCCCGACCCCTACATCCCCCTGGGGGTGGTGAGCGAAAATGAGAAGGGCATCGTGGTGCGGGGGGCCCGGATGCTCTCCACCCTGCCCACCGCCGATGAGCTGCTGGTCTTCCCTTCCACCCTGCTCAAGGAAGGGCCGGGGGCCGACAAATACGCGGTGGCCTTCGCCATCCCCACCAACACCCCAGGGCTGCACTTCATCAGCCGCGAAAGCATGGCCGTGGGAGACTCGAGCTTCGACCACCCTTTGAGCAGCCGGCTGGAAGAGATGGACTGCCTCACGGTCTTCGACGATGTGTTTGTGCCGTGGGAGCGGGTCTTCATCTACAAAGACCTGCAGCGCTGCAACACCGCCTACGCCGAGACCGGGGCCCTGATGCACATGGCCCACCAGGTGGTGGTGCTCAAAAACGCCAAGACCGAGGCCTTTTTGGGACTGGTTTCCCTGCTGGGCGAGACCATCGGGGCCGACACCTTCCCCCACGTGCAGGAAAAAATCGCCGAAATAATCGTGTATCTAGAGGCCATGAAGGGTTTCTGGGCCCGGGCCGAGCGCGACGCCCAGCCCAACAAGTACGGTCTGGTCTGCCCCGACCGGGGGGCCCTGGATGGGGCGCGCAACCTGTACCCCCGGCTCTATCCCCGCATCAACGAGATCGTCCAGCAGATAGCGGCCTCGGGCCTGATCACCCTACCCTCCGAACACGACTTCAACTCCCCCCTGGCCCCTTACCTGGAAAAGTTCCTGCAATCGGCCACCCTGCCAGCCAGAGAGCGCGTGCAGCTCTTCCGCCTGGCCTGGGACATGACCATTAGCGGCTTTGGCGCACGCCAGACCCTCTACGAGCGCTTCTTCTTCGGCGACCCGGTGCGCATGTACCAGACCCTCTACGCGGTCTACGACAAGGAGCCCTACAAGGAGCGCATCCGGCAGTATCTGGGCTGGAAAACCCAGGCCCAGCCGGAGGTGGTGGCCAGCGACTAG
- the hpaE gene encoding 5-carboxymethyl-2-hydroxymuconate semialdehyde dehydrogenase yields MKVSEKTQAIRPEFIAQVRNKIATHTVTHFINGAFVPGVRGELFESLDPSNNQVLAYAYRGHAEDVDKAAKAAKAAFPRWKQSAKTRKRYLLKIAEVLEKHGDELAVMECLDAGQALRIVRAQVARAAENFSFYAEYAERAMDGRSYPVDSEWLNYSIRVPVGVCGIITPWNAPMMLSTWRIAPALAFGNTVVLKPAEWSPLTAWKLAEIMQEADLPPGVFNVVQGFGEEAGDAVVRHPDIPLIAFTGETTTGSLITRNSAEHLKRLSLELGGKSPAIIFEDADLERALDATIFQIYSFNGERCTANSRALVQESIFEEFVQRVAERAARIKVGHPLEPDTEVGPLIHPEHLQRVLGYVEIGKQESQHIFGGERVGTEGNYVRPGLFVAENHHRIAQEEIFGPILTVIPFKDEADALQKANDSKYGLASYVWTRDVARAHRMALHLEAGMTWINSHNVRHLPTPFGGVKMSGTHREGGEHSLEFYTELKHIALPLTEHAIPKFGK; encoded by the coding sequence ATGAAGGTATCGGAGAAAACCCAGGCCATCCGCCCTGAGTTCATCGCGCAGGTGCGGAACAAAATTGCCACCCACACCGTAACGCACTTCATCAACGGGGCCTTTGTGCCGGGGGTGCGGGGCGAGCTGTTCGAGAGCCTCGACCCCTCCAACAACCAGGTGCTGGCCTACGCCTACAGGGGCCACGCCGAGGACGTGGACAAAGCCGCCAAAGCCGCCAAGGCAGCGTTTCCCCGGTGGAAACAGAGCGCCAAAACCCGCAAGAGATACCTGCTCAAGATTGCCGAGGTGCTGGAGAAGCACGGCGACGAGCTAGCGGTGATGGAGTGCCTGGACGCCGGGCAGGCCCTGCGGATCGTGCGGGCCCAGGTGGCGCGGGCCGCCGAGAACTTTAGCTTTTACGCCGAGTACGCCGAGCGGGCCATGGACGGGCGCAGCTACCCGGTGGACAGCGAGTGGCTCAACTACAGCATTCGCGTACCGGTCGGGGTCTGCGGCATCATCACCCCCTGGAACGCCCCCATGATGCTCTCCACCTGGCGCATTGCCCCGGCCCTGGCTTTCGGCAACACGGTGGTCTTGAAACCCGCCGAGTGGTCGCCCCTGACCGCCTGGAAGCTGGCGGAGATCATGCAGGAAGCCGACCTGCCGCCGGGGGTCTTCAATGTGGTGCAGGGCTTCGGCGAGGAGGCCGGCGACGCGGTGGTGCGCCATCCGGACATCCCCCTAATCGCCTTCACCGGGGAGACCACCACCGGCAGCCTCATCACCCGCAACAGCGCGGAGCACCTCAAGCGGCTCTCCCTCGAGCTCGGCGGGAAATCCCCCGCCATCATCTTCGAGGACGCCGACCTCGAGCGGGCCCTGGATGCTACCATCTTCCAGATTTATAGCTTCAACGGCGAGCGCTGCACCGCCAACTCACGGGCGCTGGTGCAGGAAAGCATCTTTGAAGAGTTCGTGCAACGGGTGGCCGAACGGGCTGCCCGGATCAAGGTGGGGCATCCCCTCGAGCCCGACACCGAGGTGGGCCCCCTGATCCACCCCGAGCACCTGCAGCGCGTGCTGGGCTACGTGGAAATTGGCAAACAGGAGTCCCAGCACATCTTCGGCGGTGAGCGGGTGGGCACCGAGGGCAACTATGTGCGGCCCGGCCTGTTTGTGGCCGAAAACCACCACCGCATCGCCCAGGAGGAGATTTTTGGCCCCATCCTGACCGTCATCCCCTTCAAGGACGAGGCCGACGCCCTGCAAAAGGCCAACGACTCCAAGTACGGCCTGGCCTCCTACGTCTGGACGCGGGACGTAGCCCGGGCGCACCGCATGGCCCTGCACCTGGAGGCCGGTATGACCTGGATCAACTCGCACAACGTGCGGCACCTGCCCACCCCCTTTGGCGGGGTCAAGATGAGCGGCACCCACCGCGAGGGCGGCGAGCACAGCCTGGAGTTCTACACCGAGCTGAAGCACATCGCCCTGCCGCTCACCGAGCACGCAATTCCGAAGTTTGGGAAGTGA
- a CDS encoding SufE family protein — translation MTAEERLAQLPPKLQSVVKTLGSAPKVIKTEMLLEFAKKMPPLPEGMQGKLEQVHECTTPFFVHAELENNQVHLFFDAPKEAPTVRAFAGLLAEGLEGESPEAVLGVPEDFYTLARLEEIITPLRLRGLQAVLARIKRQVREAQG, via the coding sequence ATGACCGCTGAAGAGCGTTTAGCCCAACTACCCCCCAAGCTGCAAAGCGTGGTAAAAACCCTCGGCAGCGCACCGAAAGTCATCAAGACCGAGATGCTGCTGGAGTTCGCCAAGAAGATGCCCCCTTTACCCGAGGGCATGCAGGGCAAGCTCGAGCAGGTGCACGAGTGCACCACGCCCTTTTTCGTGCACGCCGAGCTCGAGAACAACCAGGTGCACCTGTTTTTCGACGCCCCCAAAGAAGCCCCCACCGTACGGGCCTTCGCCGGACTGCTGGCCGAAGGGCTGGAGGGCGAAAGCCCCGAGGCGGTGCTGGGCGTACCGGAGGACTTCTATACCCTGGCCAGGCTGGAAGAGATCATCACCCCCCTGCGGCTCAGGGGCTTGCAGGCCGTGCTGGCCCGCATCAAGCGCCAGGTGCGCGAGGCGCAGGGGTAA
- the hpaR gene encoding homoprotocatechuate degradation operon regulator HpaR: protein MSTASQDPSSRLLRDLTHSLPMALLRTREAVVQRFRVVLSRHGLTEQQWRILRALDGHEGLEISLLAEQCRILLPSMTGILRRMEQRGLVRRYANQADGRSIRVRLTEAAQALVEEIKPEVVGVYAEIERILGQRKLEQLYALLEELEAGLLEGQGRSGAV from the coding sequence ATGTCCACTGCTTCCCAAGACCCCTCCAGCCGGTTGCTCCGCGACCTCACCCACTCGCTGCCCATGGCCCTGCTGCGCACCCGCGAGGCGGTGGTGCAGCGGTTCAGGGTGGTGCTCTCGAGGCATGGCCTGACTGAGCAACAGTGGCGCATATTGCGGGCGCTGGATGGGCACGAGGGGCTGGAGATATCCCTGCTGGCCGAGCAGTGCCGGATTCTTTTGCCCAGCATGACCGGCATCCTGCGGCGCATGGAGCAGCGGGGCCTGGTGCGCCGCTATGCCAACCAGGCCGATGGCCGCAGCATTCGGGTGCGCCTGACCGAGGCCGCGCAGGCCCTGGTGGAAGAGATCAAGCCCGAGGTGGTGGGGGTGTACGCCGAGATTGAGCGCATTCTGGGCCAGCGCAAGCTCGAGCAACTCTACGCCCTGCTCGAGGAGCTGGAAGCCGGTTTGCTCGAGGGCCAGGGCCGCTCTGGGGCTGTTTAG